In the genome of Serratia symbiotica (Periphyllus acericola), the window ATGATGGAAAGCGTGGCCTTGCCGGGGGGCGGTGGGGTGAAAGCCGCCATCAAGGGATACCGTATCGCCATTAAAACTGGTACGGCCAAAAAGGTTGGCCCAGATGGCAAATACATCAGCCGCTATATCGCCTATACCGCTGGCATCGCTCCAGCAAGTCAACCACGTTTTGCCCTGGTGGTGGTCATCAATGACCCGCAAGGTGGGAAGTATTATGGCGGGGCCATTTCCGCACCGGTGTTTGGTGCCATTATGGGCGGCGTCTTGCGTACCATGAACGTCAAGCCTGATGCGTTTCCCATTGGTGATAAAAGCGAATTAGTAATCAATAAGAAAGAGGGTTCAGGTGGAAGATCGTAATTTGCGCGATTTACTTGGCCCGTGGGTGCCTTCGGCACCAAAGCGCGCGCTGCGGGAAATGACCTTAGACAGCCGTATTGCTGCGGCTGGGGATCTCTTTGTCGCCGTTGTGGGTCATCAAATGGATGGACGCCGCTATATCCCACAGGCTATCGCCCAGGGCGTTGCTGCTGTGATTGCCGAAGCTGATGGTCAGGCCGAAGACGGTGCCATCGTTGAAATGCATGGCGTGCCGATTATCTATCTGAGCCAACTGAACCAGCGCCTTTCCGCGCTGGCCGGGCGTTTTTACCACCAGCCCGCCGAGCGTCTGCGCCTGGTTGGCGTCACTGGCACCAATGGCAAAACCACGACTACGCAACTGCTGGCGCAATGGAGCCAACTGCTGGGTGAAACCAGTACGGTACTGGGGACCGTTGGCAATGGCCTGCTGAACCATGTCTGCCCGGCTGAGAATACGACTGGCTCTGCGGTGGATCTCCAACACCAATTAAACGATTTGGCTGAGCAAGGTGCGACCTTCGCCGCCATGGAGGTTTCCTCCCACGGGCTGGTACAACACCGGGTAGCGACGTTGCCATTTGCCGCTGCGGTCTTCACCAACCTGAGCCGCGATCACCTGGATTACCACGGTGATATGGCCAATTACGAAGCGGCTAAATGGACACTGTTCGCTGGGCATGATGTGGGCCAGATGATCATCAATGCTGATGACCAGGTCGGGCAGCACTGGTTAAGAAAATTGCCGGATGCAGTGGCGGTCACCATGCAGGATAAACTGCTGCCGGGCTGTCACTGCCGCTGGTTGAAAACCACTGCGATCAGCTATCAGGACAACGGTGCTACCCTCCGCTTCAGCTCCAACTGGGGCGATGGCGAAATCGCAAGTCAGCTAATGGGGGCCTTCAACGTCAACAATTTACTGTTGGCGCTGGCAACGTTGCTGGCACTGGGCTATCCGCTGGATAAGCTGGTGGAAACCGGTAGCCGTCTGCAACCGGTGTGCGGACGGATGGAAGTGTTTAACGCTCCGGGCAAACCAACGGTAGTGGTGGATTACGCCCATACGCCCGATGCGCTAGAAAAAGCGCTGGAAGCGACACGCCTGCATTGCCAGGGGCGGTTATGGTGTGTCTTCGGCTGCGGCGGCGATCGCTATAAGGGCAAGCGGCCATTGATGGGCGGGATCGCCGAGCAGTTTGCCGATCGGGTAGTGCTCACCGATGACAATCCGCGTACCGAAGAACCGCAGGCGATCATCAATGATATTCTTGCCGGGCTGCTGGACGCCGGGCAGGCGCTGGTGATCCCTGGCCGCGCTGAAGCGGTGACCAGCGCCATCATGCAGGCGCAGGAACAAGATGTCGTGCTGGTGGCGGGTAAAGGCCACGAGGATTACCAACTGGTGGGTAACAGACGTCTGGACTACTCTGACCGCGCCACTGTCGCTCAACTGTTGGGGAGGCTGGCATGATCCCTGTCTCCCTTTTGGTACTGGCTGAGATATTAAGCGCTGAGTTGATCGGCGCTGATAGCCAAATTATTGAGGTGAAGACAGATACCCGTAAGGTGACCACCGGTTGCCTTTTTGTGGCGTTGAAGGGCGAGCATTTCGACGCACACGATTGTGCTGACGCTGCCGTGGCCGCAGGGGCTGGGGCGTTACTGGTAAGTCAGCGTCTAGCGCTGGATGCACCTCAGTTGGTGGTGGCAGATACCCGCCTGGCATTGGGGCAACTCGCCGCCTGGGTGCGTCAGCAGGTACCGGTGCGCTTGGTGGCGATGACCGGCTCCTCTGGCAAAACATCAGTAAAAGAAATGACCACCGCCATTCTCAGTGAGTGCGGTGAGGTGCTGTACACCGCCGGTAACTTTAACAATGATATCGGCGTGCCGCTGACACTGTTGCGTCTGCAACCGCAGCATGATTTTGCGGTGATAGAACTGGGCGCTAACCATATTGGCGAAATTGCCTATACTAGCGCATTGGCGCGTCCGCAGGCTGCCCTGATAAACAACCTGGCGGCTGCCCATCTAGAAGGTTTCGGTTCATTGGAGGGGGTTGCTCAGGCGAAAGGGGAAATTTTTACCGGCCTGCCAGCTGATGGCGTGGCGATTATCAACGCCGACAATAACGACTGGCCGCACTGGCAGAGCATGCTGAGCGGAAAGACCGTCCGGTGCTTCTCGCCACAAGCCAGCGCCGGGGTGGAGTTCTTCGCCAGCGAGGTGCGGGGCGATGGCAACGGCACGCAGTTCCAGCTACACAGCCCGTTTGGCAGCGCTGAGATCGTGCTGCCGCTGCCGGGCCGCCACAACGTGGCCAATGCCTTGGCGGCGGCGGCGCTAGCGATGTCGGTGGGGGCTTCCCTCAAGTCAGTGCGCCAGGGGCTGAGCCAGTTGCAAGCAGTGCCAGGGCGTATGTTCCCGATCGTGTTGGCGGCAAACAAGCTGCTATTGGACGATAGTTACAATGCCAACGTTGGGTCGATGACCACCGCCGCGCAAGTGCTGGCGGAGATGCCGGGTTACCGCGTGATGGTGGTGGGTGACATGGACGAACTGGGGGCAGAGGCGAAAGAGTACCACCGTCAGGTGGGTGAAGCCACCCGTCGGGCGGGTATCGAAAAGGTGATCAGCGTCGGCGGTTTGAGCCGGGTGTTGAGCATGGCGTCTGGCAACGGCGAACATTATCAGGACAAAACAGCTGTGATTGCGCGCGTGGCAGAATTACTGGTGGAACATGAGGTCATTACTGTGTTAATCAAGGGTTCACATCGTGCCTCAATGCAGCATGTGGTCTGTGCGCTACAGGAGAAAACACCATGCTAGTTTGGTTGGCTGAATCTTTGGTCAAATATTATTCAGGATTTAACGTCTTTTCCTATCTGACGTTCAGGGCCATTGTCAGCCTGCTGACAGCACTGTTCCTTTCGCTGTGGATGGGGCCTCGGGTTATCACGCATCTACAGAAAATGTCCTTCGGCCAGGTGGTGCGCGACGATGGCCCTGAGTCGCACTTTAGCAAACGCGGCACGCCGACCATGGGTGGCACCATGATCTTTACTTCTATCACCATTTCAGTGCTGATGTGGGCTTACCCATCCAACCCTTATGTTTGGTGCGTGCTGTTGGTTCTGGTTGGTTATGGCATCGTCGGCTTTGTTGATGACTATCGTAAGGTGGTGCGTAAAGACACCAAGGGGCTAGTCGCCCGCTGGAAGTACTTCTGGCAATCGGTGATAGCGCTGGCCGTCGCCTTCACCATGTATGCCGTAGGCAAAGGCACGCCCGCCACCGAACTGGTGGTGCCCTTTTTTAAGGACATCGTGCCGCAACTCGGTCTTCTGTATGTGCTGCTGGCCTATATCGTGATCGTCGGCACCAGCAACGCGGTCAATCTGACCGACGGGCTGGATGGCCTGGCGATAATGCCAACGGTGTTTGTCGCCGCTGGGTTTGCGCTGGTGGCCTGGGCGACAGGTAACATGAACTTTGCCAGCTACCTACATATTCCGTATCTTCGTCATGCCGGTGAATTAGTGATCTTCTGTACCGCTATCGTCGGTGCTGGCCTGGGCTTCCTGTGGTTCAATACTTATCCGGCACAGGTATTTATGGGAGATGTCGGTTCGTTGGCATTGGGCGGGGCATTGGGCACCATCGCGGTGCTGCTGCGTCAAGAGTTCCTGTTATTGATTATGGGCGGTGTGTTCGTGATTGAAACGCTGTCGGTCATTTTGCAGGTGGGATCGTTCAAGCTGCGTGGGCAACGTGTTTTCCGCATGGCACCCATTCATCATCACTATGAATTGAAAGGCTGGCCGGAACCGCGCGTGATTGTGCGCTTCTGGATTATTTCGCTAATGCTGGTGCTGATTGGCCTGGCAACGCTGAAGGTGCGGTAATCATGGCAGATTATCAGGGTAAAAAAGTCGTCATCATTGGGTTGGGGCTTACTGGGCTGGCCTGTGTTGATTTCTTTATGGCGCGCGGCATTATGCCACGCGTTATGGATACCCGCGTCTCACCGCCAGGGCTGGATACGTTGCCTGGAAGCTTAGAACGCCACCTAGGCAGCCTGCGTCAGGACTGGCTGCTTGCGGCGGATTTGATCGTCGCCAGCCCAGGCTTTGCGCTGGCGACGCCGACGTTGAGCGCCGCCGCAGACGCCTGCGTGGAAATCGTCGGCGATGTTGAACTATTCTGTCGCGAAGCACAGGCACCCATCGTGGCGATCACCGGCTCCAATGGCAAAAGCACCGTTACCACCTTGGTGGGTGAGATGGCGAAGGCCGCTAGCTGGGCAGTGGGCATTGGCGGCAATATCGGCCTGCCGACGTTGAGCTTGCTGCGTCAGGAATGCCAACTGTACGTGCTGGAGCTATCGAGCTTCCAACTGGAAACCACCTATAGCCTGCGGGCGGCAGCGGCGACCGTGCTG includes:
- the murE gene encoding UDP-N-acetylmuramoyl-L-alanyl-D-glutamate--2,6-diaminopimelate ligase, which translates into the protein MEDRNLRDLLGPWVPSAPKRALREMTLDSRIAAAGDLFVAVVGHQMDGRRYIPQAIAQGVAAVIAEADGQAEDGAIVEMHGVPIIYLSQLNQRLSALAGRFYHQPAERLRLVGVTGTNGKTTTTQLLAQWSQLLGETSTVLGTVGNGLLNHVCPAENTTGSAVDLQHQLNDLAEQGATFAAMEVSSHGLVQHRVATLPFAAAVFTNLSRDHLDYHGDMANYEAAKWTLFAGHDVGQMIINADDQVGQHWLRKLPDAVAVTMQDKLLPGCHCRWLKTTAISYQDNGATLRFSSNWGDGEIASQLMGAFNVNNLLLALATLLALGYPLDKLVETGSRLQPVCGRMEVFNAPGKPTVVVDYAHTPDALEKALEATRLHCQGRLWCVFGCGGDRYKGKRPLMGGIAEQFADRVVLTDDNPRTEEPQAIINDILAGLLDAGQALVIPGRAEAVTSAIMQAQEQDVVLVAGKGHEDYQLVGNRRLDYSDRATVAQLLGRLA
- the murF gene encoding UDP-N-acetylmuramoyl-tripeptide--D-alanyl-D-alanine ligase, encoding MIPVSLLVLAEILSAELIGADSQIIEVKTDTRKVTTGCLFVALKGEHFDAHDCADAAVAAGAGALLVSQRLALDAPQLVVADTRLALGQLAAWVRQQVPVRLVAMTGSSGKTSVKEMTTAILSECGEVLYTAGNFNNDIGVPLTLLRLQPQHDFAVIELGANHIGEIAYTSALARPQAALINNLAAAHLEGFGSLEGVAQAKGEIFTGLPADGVAIINADNNDWPHWQSMLSGKTVRCFSPQASAGVEFFASEVRGDGNGTQFQLHSPFGSAEIVLPLPGRHNVANALAAAALAMSVGASLKSVRQGLSQLQAVPGRMFPIVLAANKLLLDDSYNANVGSMTTAAQVLAEMPGYRVMVVGDMDELGAEAKEYHRQVGEATRRAGIEKVISVGGLSRVLSMASGNGEHYQDKTAVIARVAELLVEHEVITVLIKGSHRASMQHVVCALQEKTPC
- the mraY gene encoding phospho-N-acetylmuramoyl-pentapeptide-transferase produces the protein MLVWLAESLVKYYSGFNVFSYLTFRAIVSLLTALFLSLWMGPRVITHLQKMSFGQVVRDDGPESHFSKRGTPTMGGTMIFTSITISVLMWAYPSNPYVWCVLLVLVGYGIVGFVDDYRKVVRKDTKGLVARWKYFWQSVIALAVAFTMYAVGKGTPATELVVPFFKDIVPQLGLLYVLLAYIVIVGTSNAVNLTDGLDGLAIMPTVFVAAGFALVAWATGNMNFASYLHIPYLRHAGELVIFCTAIVGAGLGFLWFNTYPAQVFMGDVGSLALGGALGTIAVLLRQEFLLLIMGGVFVIETLSVILQVGSFKLRGQRVFRMAPIHHHYELKGWPEPRVIVRFWIISLMLVLIGLATLKVR